GGCTCTTATGTTTCACAGACGAATACAGTTTTCCACCAGCTGCAGCCGAAatcatgaatattaatgtaAATATTGGCAAGATTATGTAAAAAAGCATGGAAATAAGGCCGAATTTAAAACGTCACATGCAGTGTAGAAAGAACTATGCTACTTATTTGGTATTTTGATATCCAAGAAGCCTGTCAATTCACCAAATGGAGATGAGTGGGTTCTACAGTATTTCAGCAGCATACATTTGAGGTCCTAATAAACAGAATCCAAAGAGCAAAAGCACAATCAATTTCCATGAAACAAGAAACAATCcaaaaaaatgccaaaaaacaatccacacacagaaaaaattcaaatgttaaGAAGATACACAAACTGACAAAGGGTAAGAAAAACATGGATTAAATTGGGGCAGGTAACAAGAGGAGATGATAGGTGGCgcaaggaggaggagacaatcTGAGACCGGTGGGAATGATCAGACGGTCCTAATGGAGGGAAAATGGGCAGGAAAAACATTACGGAGAGCACAAGAAGAGTGAagcaatgaaagacaaacatagACATGTTGACTGGCTGTGTGAGCAAGACATCAACACCTTTTGTTTACATTAACATGTGAAgaaacatttatctttttttttacattatctCTTCTTTCTCACAGAAACAGTAACAGTTGACTGTATGTGTTCAAGTTACCCTATGCAGGATATcctggggaaaaaagaaagtgacatTCCAGTGAAGTGCACTATAAATTGCTCTTAGTCATCAGTTGTGATTTATGACTTTTGGACGTTTGTGGTCATGTCGTTCTCTGCTGTTGTTCAGCTAtctgtttattttctgatttttttaatagtATTAAGCTTTTTTGTGGGTATCAATGAAGTGATTTCATTCTAGCCAGGCTTTTACAAAAACTAAATCCAGGATAGTACAGTATGTGTAATGATAGTATTATCCATTGACTGCAGTATTCGCCCCggaatttttttcatcagactctgtgtgtgtgtgtgtgtgtgtgtgtgtgtgtgtgtgtgtgtgtgtgtgtgtgtgtgtgtgtgtgtgtgtgtgtgtgtgtgtgtgtgtgtgtgtgtgtgtgtgtgtgttctattatAAGCAGTATTTGGTACATCATTTGATCCTGTGAACATAACAGGACCTCCTCTGGACCAGAATACGTCTGCAGCATCAGTTACCAATATGCCGAGAAAAAATATAACCACATTCATGACACAGTAAACCATATTCTTAACATACCTCACAACCCATTTGTCTCACTTCACAGTTCACAGCTCAGGTTACATGTCAGTGCCTGTGGCTCTCTTCTGGTCTCAGTCATTCATGGATGGACTCTTTCAACAATTGCAGCttcgtgtgtttgtttgaccgAGGGGGGAACtgagtgacacaaacacaccaagcGGACAGGGCTAAGTAGAATTAGAAGTAGGAggtgtggttgtgtttttttgtgcttaACAACATAACTACTGTGAAACAATCtcaaaatactgttttgttCTCTGATTCCCTGCTTGGCTCTCTTTAATGCTGTACCTGCTCTTTAGTCACTCAGTGGGCACTGAGCATAGGTCAATGCTCAGACAGCAATCAAATCCTTTGTGGTATATCAATAACATTCTCTTGATTGGTTTATTTATGTGATTCATACCATTTTGGACTTGATTTGTCACATTACCAAAAGTCtccatataaataaaacactttttggTAGTTGCATCTCACCATTGCACGGCAGCAGCATACATGGAGCAGGCTCAATGTGTCTGGCAGAATAAGGATAGAAAAAAGGACTAATGCAAATTAAATCATTAATACATGAAAGAAGTAgtattcttgcttttttcttgttCAATCTTGTATCATTTGTGTTCTACTACGGTTATAGTTAGTATAAATGTCATGTAATATGATTAATAATATATCATTAAGCTATAGATTATGGTGATGTTCCTCTGGCCACTCTCCTATATGAGGAAGAAAAATGCAACTGTTTTTAACCTTATGACTTTTTAGCTGTCTGTCTCTATATGCGTGTTCTACCTGTCTGTTGTCTGGTGTACCctagtgtgtgtggtgtgtcatCTATGGTGTAGTTTGTGGCCTTGTCTTGTCCTTTGTGTATTGTAGATCTGTCTTGACCAGGACTCCCTGACAGAGGAGTTATTGTGACTCCATGGGACTTttacctggttaaataaaggttaaataagaattaatttaaaaaaaaacatgccaaGCCTGTGTGTCTTTTGGCATTATATCTTTATGTCACCATGAGTTACTTCTGCTTCAACGAATAGCCTTTGACGAGCCAATGCTTACAGTAATAGCTGAGTCTTCATTATAATTGTTTAGTTTTTGTGTGAAGCACATTGTAGCTTAAAAGTGGGAGAGCTGTAGGATCTACATTCACGCTATACAGAAGAATCCCCGGGCCACCATTAATGCTTTGGTTGAGAGGTAGTGTTGTGAATAGCAACAAGCCATGGTagatgtctgtctctctgcccgtctgtctgtcGACCCATAGCTTCAGGATATAATATTTCTCCAAAGCAATGTATGAATTGAATGAAAGTCAATGACTTTGCAAGTGACTTTTCTTTCACCACAGTATTCAATGGTGTGCCATGAAATCTGGTAGCACAAgctaatttcatgtttttttttactgtctgtgggtctgagaggactgtaatttcatctgtgttgtatatcatgcatatatggtacatttgacaataaagttgactatcaCTATGAATAATGTTCCATACATGAAATGTAATTACTTTGGCTTATTCATAATTTGTAATGAGTGCCGCCATTTTTCCATAATAGAATAGCGGCAATAGTAATGGCATTCTAATCATTCTCAGCAACACACTGAGTCATGCTTGAGTTTGCTGAGTTCAATATGAAGTCACACTAAGACTGTTAACATGTTTGAGCATGTGAGCAAATGTCATCTTGCTTCAACAATgtggattagaaaaaaaaattttttttcccacgATTACTAATCTAAATTTGTCCCCCAATATAAGAGCTTGTTAAACTTCAGTGTGAGATTCTATCAGGGTGCAATATATCATTGTTTGGTCACACTTCCCAGTAAAGTGGGTCTACCAACACCCTGGTACAGGTGCTGTGTAGCCTTTTTCACAGAGAcatctgtattttaatttgatctCATTCTTTCAAAATCACAGCTTTTAAGTATTTGACATTCTGGTGTGTTCTTTAActattgcttttttaaaatgatctgCTTTGCGTAATGATAATTCAGAATTCTTCCAATTACAGAGCGTGAAGAAGATGACCAACGAGGCTCGACCCACAGTCTCTATGGCCCTGATGAACCCCCAAAGGTCCTCTGTGTCTGCAGATAGCAAAGCCCCTTCTACGCAGCAgctgtccatcagtgtgtgagtAACTACAACACTATATTACATAATGTCAGATCGATTTTATTAACATCAATTCAAGATGTGAGTACATAGATGGCATGAAATGTTCTGTCCATGCAGCAAGATCTTCCTTTCATGTCAAGAAATCTTAAAACTAGTTAATATTTTGTATACAAATAAGTTGGGTAAggtttaaagaaaattaaactcATATTTCAAGATCTAAGATTTTAATACCTAGTGAGCACGTAGTATGCTGCAATGTTTCACATATACTAACAAATCCCTCCTCAGGTGTGCTGTCCTCTACTCCTACAAACCACGAAGGCCAGAGGAACTGGAGCTGACGAAAGGAGAGATGGTAGGAGTGTATGGAAAATTCAAAGAAGGCTGGCTGCGTGGGTTATCGCTCAGGACGGGCAGTGTGGGCATTTTGCCCAGCAACTACGTCTCACCTGTGCTCAGGTGAGAGGCTGTGATCCCTGATTGCAGAAAGTGGGAGTTGAATGACATTTGCATTCAGAGAGTAACTGATAAGGGACAGGATGATATTTCATAATGCAAACTTTTAAATGATTAATGAACAGAAATATAACACTGATTCTGGGTCttgattttactgtttttttcacaaattgcTCCATCGCCTCACTGCAGAACCTCGGCCAGACTTCTGGAGACCCAAGAGGCGAATGCATCCTCTCAATACAGCACAGTAATTGGAAAGAAACCCGCAGCTGCCAAGAAACCTGCTGTGGTCCTTGCTCTTGATAGGGTAAATGCTGATGGAACGATATACTCAACAGGGCAGGTCCCATCTGTGCCAAATGGAGCGCAGCATGCAGTGTCATCTGCTGCCAATGGAAAAACATCACTCCATGGGGCATCACAAGGTTGGGATGCTGTGAGACGAATCTTTAATCCTCATAGAGGTGGGAGTTGAGCAACTTTATTGTACATCTAATTaagaaataaatgcattttgaggagttgtaaaataatgttttgaaatgttctgTTCCAGGTTCAAACCATACGTCCAATGGGAATGTTCCCTCCAACTCACAGCATTTTACACAAGTGCAGGCGTCTGGCTACTCACCTGCcctgcagaggaagaaaagcATCCTGTCTAACTTTAGACCACTGGGCTGGATGACTGAGCCAGCAGTGCCCCCTGCTGCTTTAGTGCTGAAGGACAGGGATTTCACTGTTCCACAGGAGACATTTCCACAGGACAGACAGCCGTCCAATGGACCTCAGTCAATTCTTGTCAGACCTGACTCACACAAGAACAATATAGACAAGGTAATAttagtaattttaaaaagattttttgggACTGTCACAAGTTTGCATTGCTCATAAACTATTCCCGTGATCACTATTGGACATGTGCCTGACAATAAACATTCTACTCCCCTAGCCAGCAAAGTCAGTGCGGTTCCTTACAGATGAAGCCTCGCCTACTCTAAGGCCCCGGACCTCATCGTGGCCATCAGGAAATCCGGTTCAATTCAACTCCAGTGCTGGCCCCCTTCCATTAGAGGTGTGGGCCCCATCTCTCACCCTGGGAAGAGACGGACCAGGGTTTATTCTCAAAGATGGAAAAGTAGCTATTCTCAGGAATGGCCTTGAAACAACTGCTTTGGATCTAAATTCTAACTCGCAGAAGACAATGTCTCCACAGTTGTCTCTATCAGCAGCGTCAGCTCCGTTCAGCCCCAGCAGGTATGCTAGACTTTATGTTATGtttctgaatgtgtgtcatAACAATAAAGAGCTGATTGATTGTCAGACTATGTACACTTGAAATTATTGATATTGATTTGACTGACTGgataaaaaaatgcatttacttttcttttattgCAGACACAGAGTGACCGCAACACATTTAGCCCAGACGGACTCAGAGATCAGTCTGCTCCAGGGAGAGGTGGTCCTCGTCCACAGACCTCGACCCGATGGGAGGGTCCTGGTTACTCAGGAGAGCAGTGGGCAGACAGGCTTATTCCACTGCAGCGTTCTTCAAGCCCTTGAGAGACTCAgctgactgtgttgtactactgCAGTAGATTGTATTTCTATATTACAGGTGGTCAAACTGATAAATAACTCAACTGATGAACAAGATGTGTGTAAGATGTCGAAAGGTTGATACTGTCAAATGACAATCATATGAAGgagatgtttatttttgtcctgAGTTGATATGAGTGTGTGgttaatatacatataaaatttTCTTTCAACATAAGCACATGTTAATTACAGCTGTACTAAAAGATTTTAACCAGAAAAACCCTTGACTGACTGTTCCTTGTTTGAAACCCTTACAACACATATTGGTTAGTGCCTTTGTCAAAACCCACAATGAAAACCAACTATATTTAAAGAAACTTAGAGAAATTGTGAGGTTACAAATCTGTAATGCTTATGTGataatgaaatataattcttgagtacttttcttttgttctcttATTTCAAATGAGGAATATCGTCCTGTCTTGGATGATAAGGtttgaataaaaatgcaaaGCCTTTGTTAAAAagtaaaaccagaaaagtaTTATTAGTGATCTATTCTGTATCTaaagtaaagaagaagaagccagtAAGTCGATGCAGTTACGCCTTGCTGTGTTTACGGATGGTGTCTCTGCATTGACTGTTGTTCCCTCAGCGCTGCCTGAACTGTTATAATACAGTAACCGGTTATCAGCGGAGCTAAACGCAGTGATTTCTCTGACATCCGGGGAACTGTCACGCTGTTCCCCTCGTCGGCTTCTTTGAGACCCCTCCCCGCCTCAGTCTGCAGCGCATGCGCACTACGTCGGGGTTGAAATCAGAACCGGAATTGATCGTGTGATGATACGAGCTTTAGACTGgcatttaaataatttgcatAAGCTAAACAAACGACCGTAAAACTATAAACTACAATATCTTTTATATATCTTCTCACTATGCCGGTAAGTCGACGCCGTTACGCCTTGTTCTGTTTGCTCCCATTGGCTGTTACTCTCTTCCTCAACACTCCCTGTGATGAGAAGAACCGTTAGCACCGTTAGCCGCTAATTACCAAATTCCTGTGATATAAAAGGATCTGTCATACTGTCCCCATTGTACTTTGTTGTTCTGGAGAAATCAGTTAACATTAAGTGTTCCGATGTTGAGGTTATGCATATAATTTTGCAAATTAGTTGAGACGGCCCTTTAGCTAACCTTAGACCGGTGAACGTGAGCCACCATGGTAACCCAAGCAAATGGTAAAAACAAAGCTAGCAGGAAACGCTCCAGGGGCTCACGCTAGCTAGCATATGACTGAGCTTTGACCGAGTCATTGAGCCAACCTGCAGTCTGTCTGTGCTCTTATAT
The Antennarius striatus isolate MH-2024 chromosome 10, ASM4005453v1, whole genome shotgun sequence genome window above contains:
- the sh3rf2 gene encoding E3 ubiquitin-protein ligase SH3RF2, which codes for MVDYSVLGTKEVVLQKTAVPVKMEELPLMALLECPLCFQQLDVSAKVLPCQHTFCVSCLQRQEASHSQLLCPECSAPVAARTVEELPSNHLLVRLIEGLQASSGSSRDKDTNRYSVPTVRAGLNVKEKEQQQEIRVKEKQGPMELTLRNLMHNQQGDLSGELVLTPGNSPKQKVTENRHHVNSRDASDVSNMLQTISQTPQMQPLQQAQPPALCRALFNFNPKEMNLEDSECFLTFIKGDILSVIRRVDEHWIEAKLGEKVGVCPLQFTEPNPVAVKLLEGKNRKGSDSAEFHHRTGSGVKSKAAVISTRSTYYGIPQVPAKTSITNALPVFNTWKQPAANSVNFYQTTKGETTNISNFNHHGPSHRLSGPPATRGTSHPSRVNSQRIRRHSENTHRNPLQSVKKMTNEARPTVSMALMNPQRSSVSADSKAPSTQQLSISVCAVLYSYKPRRPEELELTKGEMVGVYGKFKEGWLRGLSLRTGSVGILPSNYVSPVLRTSARLLETQEANASSQYSTVIGKKPAAAKKPAVVLALDRVNADGTIYSTGQVPSVPNGAQHAVSSAANGKTSLHGASQGWDAVRRIFNPHRGSNHTSNGNVPSNSQHFTQVQASGYSPALQRKKSILSNFRPLGWMTEPAVPPAALVLKDRDFTVPQETFPQDRQPSNGPQSILVRPDSHKNNIDKPAKSVRFLTDEASPTLRPRTSSWPSGNPVQFNSSAGPLPLEVWAPSLTLGRDGPGFILKDGKVAILRNGLETTALDLNSNSQKTMSPQLSLSAASAPFSPSRHRVTATHLAQTDSEISLLQGEVVLVHRPRPDGRVLVTQESSGQTGLFHCSVLQALERLS